The following coding sequences are from one Lycium ferocissimum isolate CSIRO_LF1 chromosome 3, AGI_CSIRO_Lferr_CH_V1, whole genome shotgun sequence window:
- the LOC132049792 gene encoding F-box/LRR-repeat protein 3-like codes for MIPKVSIFRTMKKQKTIQESNFNNPFDLLSEEIVFSVLDFVNNPIDKKSFSLVCKSFYAIESHHRKILKPFRSEHLTKILSRYPQVTNLDLSLCPRITDSSLTVVASFCKEMLRSINLSRSKFFTHVGLSSLVMNCVNLVEIDLSNATELKDVGAAALAEAKNLERLWLVRCKSITDIGLGCIAVGCRKLRLLSLRWCLGVGDLGVGLIAVKCKEIRTLDLSYLPITNECLSSISKLQYLEDLVLEGCYGIDDDSLASLEQGCKSLETLDMSSCQNVSHVGLSSLTSCAGCLRQLILAYGSPVTPAVADSLQKLSRLQSVKLDGCQVTCSGLKAIGNWCVSLKELSLSKCLGVTDEGLCSLVTKHKDLRKLDITCCRKITHVSISHITNSCASLTSLRMESCTLVPIEAFVLIGQRCQYLEELDLTDNEIDDEGMKSISKCVSLSSLKLGICLNITDQGLIHIGMFCSNLKELDLYRCAGISDLGILAIARGCTGLEMINIAYCNRITDGSFISLSKCSKLNTLESRGCPLVTSLGLAAVAVGCKQLTTLDIKKCQSIDDAGMIPLAHFSPNLKQINLSYTSVTDVGLLSLASISGLQNMTILHLKGLSPGGLGAALLACGGLTKVKLQTSFKSLLPQPLLQHLEVRGCVFQWREKPFQAEVDPICWKIQLDNLE; via the exons ATGATCCCTAAAGTTTCAATCTTTAGAACAATGAAGAAGCAAAAAACAATTCAAGAATCCAATTTCAACAACCCCTTTGATCTTCTATCTGAAGAAATTGTATTTTCAGTTCTTGATTTTGTCAACAATCCAATTgacaaaaaatcattttctcttGTTTGCAAATCTTTTTATGCTATTGAATCTCATCATAGGAAAATCTTGAAACCCTTTAGGTCAGAACACTTAACAAAGATACTTAGTAGATATCCACAAGTTACCAATCTTGATCTTTCACTTTGTCCTAGAATTACAGACAGTTCACTCACAGTTGTGGCTAGTTTTTGCAAGGAAATGTTGAGGTCAATTAATCTTTCAAGGTCTAAGTTTTTTACACATGTGGGGTTGTCTAGTTTGGTGATGAATTGTGtgaatttggttgaaattgaTTTGTCAAATGCTACTGAGTTGAAAGATGTTGGTGCTGCTGCATTAGCTGAGgctaagaatttggagaggttgtgGTTGGTTAGGTGTAAGTCTATAACTGATATTGGACTTGGTTGTATTGCTGTTGGATGTAGGAAGTTAAGGTTGCTTAGTTTGAGATGGTGTTTAGGTGTTGGTGAtcttggtgttggtttgattgcTGTTAAGTGTAAGGAGATTCGCACGCTGGATCTTTCTTACTTGCCG ATCACTAATGAATGCTTATCATCAATCTCGAAACTGCAATATCTTGAAGATTTGGTTCTAGAAGGTTGTTATGGAATTGATGATGACAGCCTTGCATCCCTCGAGCAAGGCTGCAAGTCACTGGAG ACACTTGATATGTCGAGCTGTCAGAATGTTAGTCATGTGGGTTTGTCATCTCTCACCAGCTGCGCGGGATGTCTGCGGCAACTCATATTAGCATATGGTTCTCCT GTAACGCCAGCTGTCGCAGATAGCTTGCAGAAGCTTTCCAGGTTGCAGTCCGTTAAATTAGATGGTTGCCAAGTTACCTGCTCTGGACTAAAAGCTATTGGAAATTGGTGTGTTTCACTTAAAGAACTGAGCTTAAGCAAATGTTTAGGAGTGACAGATGAAGGTCTTTGCTCCCTCGTAACAAAGCACAAAGACTTAAGGAAGCttgatattacttgttgtcGCAAGATAACTCACGTATCGATTTCCCATATAACGAATTCCTGTGCGTCCCTTACTTCTCTGAGGATGGAGTCTTGTACTCTAGTCCCGATAGAAGCTTTTGTTCTAATTGGACAGCGATGCCAGTACCTTGAAGAGCTTGACCTTACAGACAACGAAATTGATGATGAAG GCATGAAGTCCATTTCCAAGTGTGTCAGCCTTTCCAGCTTAAAGCTGGGGATCTGTCTGAACATAACCGACCAGGGTCTTATCCACATTGGCATGTTCTGTTCAAATCTTAAGGAGCTTGACTTATATAG GTGTGCTGGAATTTCTGACTTGGGAATATTAGCAATTGCTCGCGGTTGTACTGGCCTTGAAATGATCAATATTGCCTATTGCAACCGTATTACCGATGGCTCGTTCATATCCTTATCCAAGTGTTCAAAGTTGAATACACTTGAAAGTCGAGGTTGTCCTCTTGTCACATCTTTAGGTCTTGCAGCTGTTGCTGTGGGATGTAAGCAACTTACCACACTAGATATCAAGAAGTGCCAAAGCATTGATGATGCCGGAATGATTCCACTTGCTCACTTCTCGCCAAACCTCAAACAGATAAATTTATCCTACACTTCAGTGACAGATGTGGGGCTGTTGTCTCTTGCCAGCATCAGCGGTCTGCAGAACATGACAATCCTGCACCTGAAAGGTTTATCTCCTGGTGGACTAGGAGCTGCATTGCTGGCTTGCGGTGGACTTACTAAAGTTAAGCTGCAGACATCGTTTAAATCATTGCTACCACAACCTCTTCTTCAACATTTAGAAGTGCGGGGTTGTGTCTTCCAATGGAGAGAAAAACCATTTCAG GCTGAAGTAGATCCAATATGCTGGAAGATTCAGCTGGACAATTTAGAGTGA